From one Coriobacteriia bacterium genomic stretch:
- the hisC gene encoding histidinol-phosphate transaminase has product MDWNALIRPHVGPMVPYAPGLRASEVRERSGKDVIHKLSSNENPYGPFDSALEGMRAVLPHLNRYPDGAERALKRRLAEKLGVSSSQIVVGNGSNELLTLIAQAVLGPGDEVVFAWPSFVVYPMCAALMCATGIKVPVTSEQIHDLPAMLAAITEKTKLVFLCNPNNPTGTIYERAAFERFLAAVPPHVLVVIDEAYFEYVVSAEYPNGLDYFDGTKPIVVLRTFSKIYSLAGARVGYGIAPEELVQALDKVREPFNVSSVAQVGAYYSLADDAEVERRRQENQEQKAYLYSCFDRLGISYVPSETNFVYMLTKKPVEVFEALLAEGIIVRDFGTAPALRVGVGTPEDTDATVAALTSAVAKLGAV; this is encoded by the coding sequence ATGGACTGGAACGCGCTCATACGACCCCACGTCGGCCCGATGGTGCCGTACGCTCCGGGGCTGCGCGCCAGTGAGGTTCGTGAGAGGTCCGGCAAGGACGTCATCCACAAACTGTCGAGCAACGAGAACCCCTACGGTCCGTTCGACTCAGCGCTTGAGGGCATGCGCGCGGTTCTGCCGCACCTGAACCGCTATCCCGATGGCGCCGAGCGCGCACTGAAGCGCCGACTGGCAGAGAAGCTGGGCGTAAGCAGCAGCCAGATCGTTGTCGGCAACGGCAGCAACGAGCTGCTCACGCTGATCGCCCAGGCCGTCTTGGGCCCCGGCGACGAAGTCGTTTTCGCGTGGCCGAGCTTTGTTGTCTATCCGATGTGCGCGGCGTTGATGTGTGCGACCGGCATCAAGGTTCCCGTGACCTCCGAGCAGATCCACGACCTGCCCGCCATGCTGGCAGCGATCACAGAGAAGACGAAACTCGTCTTTCTGTGCAACCCCAACAACCCCACTGGGACTATCTACGAGCGCGCTGCGTTCGAAAGGTTCCTAGCCGCAGTCCCGCCGCATGTCCTGGTCGTTATCGACGAGGCGTACTTCGAGTACGTGGTATCCGCGGAGTACCCCAACGGCCTGGACTACTTCGACGGCACCAAGCCGATCGTCGTGCTACGCACGTTCTCCAAGATCTACTCGCTTGCCGGTGCCCGCGTGGGCTACGGCATCGCTCCGGAGGAACTCGTCCAAGCGCTGGACAAGGTTCGGGAGCCGTTCAATGTCAGCTCGGTCGCACAGGTGGGCGCGTACTATTCGCTTGCCGATGATGCCGAGGTTGAGCGGCGCCGCCAAGAGAACCAAGAACAGAAGGCCTACCTGTATTCGTGCTTCGATCGGCTCGGCATCTCCTACGTGCCGTCGGAAACGAACTTCGTCTACATGCTGACGAAGAAGCCGGTCGAAGTCTTCGAGGCGCTCCTTGCCGAGGGGATCATCGTGCGCGACTTCGGCACCGCTCCCGCTTTGCGAGTCGGTGTCGGCACTCCCGAGGACACGGACGCCACGGTTGCGGCTCTCACGTCCGCCGTCGCCAAGCTGGGCGCTGTCTAG
- the aroF gene encoding 3-deoxy-7-phosphoheptulonate synthase, translating into MLVVMRDHASQETIDHVVDILREHGAEAHLSQGEVKTIIGVIGEREIIYTLELEGLPGVEEVIRVLKPYKLVTREFQPEDTVVRIGRSTIGGGAIAVIAGPCSIESEEQMMAAAEAIAASGATMLRGGAYKPRSSPYAFQGMGLAGLRLLRAAGDSVDLPVVTEVLDVRDAETVAEWADVLQVGARNMQNFMMLEELGKMHKPILLKRGLSATIEETLSAAEYVLKGGNRDVILCERGIRTFETYTRNTLDLAAVAAFKTLTHLPVIADPSHATGRRDLITPMSRASITAGADGVMVEVHPDPEHARCDGPQSLTPALFDELMGGMRPLIALEGKHLGVK; encoded by the coding sequence ATGTTGGTAGTGATGCGGGACCACGCGTCCCAGGAAACGATCGATCACGTCGTCGATATCTTGCGCGAACACGGCGCCGAGGCCCACCTGTCGCAGGGCGAGGTCAAGACGATCATCGGCGTGATAGGCGAGCGCGAGATCATCTACACGCTCGAGCTTGAAGGTCTGCCCGGCGTCGAGGAGGTCATACGCGTCCTCAAGCCGTACAAGCTCGTGACCCGGGAGTTCCAGCCCGAGGACACGGTGGTACGCATCGGCCGAAGCACGATCGGGGGTGGTGCGATCGCAGTGATTGCGGGTCCGTGCTCGATCGAGTCGGAGGAGCAGATGATGGCTGCCGCCGAGGCGATCGCAGCCTCCGGAGCCACGATGCTTCGCGGCGGTGCGTACAAGCCGCGCAGCAGCCCCTACGCGTTCCAGGGTATGGGACTGGCAGGCCTCAGGCTCCTTCGCGCCGCCGGGGACTCTGTTGACCTGCCGGTCGTGACTGAGGTGCTCGACGTTCGCGATGCCGAGACCGTCGCCGAGTGGGCCGACGTGCTTCAGGTCGGTGCGCGCAACATGCAGAACTTCATGATGCTCGAGGAACTCGGCAAGATGCACAAGCCGATTCTGCTTAAGCGCGGTCTGTCAGCCACCATCGAGGAGACGCTTTCGGCGGCTGAGTACGTGCTGAAGGGTGGCAACCGCGACGTGATCTTGTGCGAGCGCGGAATCCGAACGTTCGAGACGTACACCCGCAACACGCTCGACCTCGCCGCAGTCGCAGCATTCAAGACGCTCACCCACCTGCCCGTGATCGCCGATCCGTCGCACGCCACGGGTCGCCGCGACCTGATCACGCCGATGTCGCGTGCGTCGATTACGGCCGGAGCCGACGGCGTAATGGTCGAGGTGCACCCAGATCCCGAACACGCGCGCTGTGATGGGCCCCAGTCGTTGACCCCTGCGCTGTTCGATGAACTGATGGGCGGGATGCGTCCTCTCATCGCTCTAGAAGGCAAGCATCTGGGGGTGAAGTGA
- a CDS encoding prephenate dehydrogenase/arogenate dehydrogenase family protein, with amino-acid sequence MASAGFRSVAIVGVGLIGGSLAAGLKRTANAPRVVGIDTDAASLELAVARGIIDEASLPDGDSARAWLGDDGVDLVVLATPARFVEGWLHTLADQRFHGVVTDVASTKSGVLAAVRDVLPDPSRFVGGHPMAGSELSGVSAAKADLFDGAYWLLTPSADTDPEAFSAMHALVTGIGARVISVDAASHDEAVAIVSHVPHVTAAALVDLAAAHSGERGELMRLAAGGFKDTTRIAAGSAELWTGICLDNAVALSEGIEELRSRLEGFETVLRARDAEAIRMWLERAAEVRRSLPAQWVPATTQLTELAVPMLDRTGVVAEITGAASRAGCNIEGIDIDHQSESSAVLVLVLTDEGDFGALIADLEQRGYEPVVRPLEDAGE; translated from the coding sequence ATGGCGAGCGCAGGATTCCGCAGTGTCGCCATCGTGGGAGTCGGGCTGATCGGCGGCTCGCTTGCTGCCGGGCTCAAGCGCACGGCCAACGCTCCGCGCGTCGTCGGCATCGACACGGACGCGGCATCGCTGGAACTCGCTGTCGCGCGAGGCATTATCGACGAGGCATCGCTACCCGACGGTGACTCCGCCCGGGCCTGGCTGGGCGACGACGGCGTCGACCTGGTCGTGCTCGCAACTCCCGCGCGCTTCGTCGAGGGCTGGCTGCACACGCTCGCTGATCAGCGCTTCCACGGCGTGGTAACCGACGTCGCATCGACCAAGAGCGGGGTTCTCGCCGCCGTTCGCGACGTATTGCCGGACCCATCGCGCTTCGTGGGTGGCCACCCTATGGCCGGCAGCGAGCTGTCGGGGGTCTCGGCGGCCAAAGCCGACCTGTTCGACGGCGCGTACTGGCTGCTGACACCGTCGGCCGACACCGACCCCGAGGCGTTCAGCGCGATGCACGCGCTGGTGACGGGCATCGGCGCCCGCGTCATCTCGGTCGACGCGGCGTCGCACGACGAGGCGGTCGCCATCGTGAGCCATGTGCCGCACGTCACGGCGGCGGCGCTGGTCGATCTGGCGGCGGCACATTCGGGCGAGCGAGGCGAGCTGATGCGGTTGGCCGCCGGTGGGTTTAAGGACACGACGCGCATCGCGGCGGGCAGCGCCGAGCTGTGGACCGGAATCTGCCTCGACAACGCCGTAGCGCTCTCCGAAGGCATCGAGGAGCTTCGGAGTAGGCTCGAGGGCTTTGAGACGGTGCTGAGAGCACGCGACGCCGAGGCGATTCGTATGTGGCTCGAGCGCGCGGCGGAGGTCAGGCGCTCGCTGCCGGCCCAGTGGGTTCCGGCCACCACCCAGCTCACCGAGCTGGCCGTGCCGATGCTCGACCGCACCGGCGTCGTCGCCGAGATCACCGGCGCCGCATCGCGGGCTGGCTGCAACATCGAGGGCATCGACATCGACCACCAGTCGGAGTCTTCGGCGGTTCTCGTTCTCGTTCTGACAGACGAAGGCGACTTCGGCGCGTTGATTGCGGACTTGGAACAGCGCGGGTACGAACCGGTGGTCCGGCCGCTCGAAGATGCGGGGGAGTAG
- the scpB gene encoding SMC-Scp complex subunit ScpB: protein MSGSESLRGALEALLFVSDEPVAAARLARLLDTAPGDVEAALANLAEEYRETERGFQLREVAGGWRFYTHPAYHDVIEQYVLSWDTRRLSQAALEALAVVAYHQPVTRAGINAVRGVNSEGVLASLVEKGLVREVGRDKNGGNAIIYGTTRTFLEKFGLKDINELPPLAEFAPDPETEHSIRDRLSTGGSTVPSTDEVDTEDLEMID from the coding sequence ATGAGCGGCTCTGAGAGCCTTCGTGGTGCCCTGGAGGCGCTGTTGTTCGTGTCGGATGAACCCGTGGCCGCGGCGCGCCTTGCGCGGCTCCTAGACACCGCGCCCGGCGACGTGGAGGCCGCGCTAGCCAATCTTGCCGAGGAGTACCGCGAGACCGAGCGTGGATTCCAGCTGCGTGAGGTCGCCGGAGGCTGGCGCTTCTACACGCATCCCGCCTATCACGACGTGATCGAACAGTACGTTTTGTCGTGGGATACCCGGCGACTGTCGCAGGCGGCGCTTGAAGCGCTCGCGGTTGTGGCTTACCACCAGCCGGTCACTCGCGCCGGAATCAACGCGGTCCGTGGCGTCAACAGCGAGGGCGTGCTGGCGTCGCTGGTGGAGAAGGGCCTCGTTCGCGAAGTCGGCCGCGACAAGAACGGCGGCAACGCGATCATCTACGGAACCACGCGCACCTTCCTGGAGAAGTTCGGACTCAAGGACATCAACGAGCTGCCGCCTCTGGCCGAGTTCGCGCCCGACCCCGAGACCGAGCACTCGATTCGCGACCGTCTGTCGACCGGCGGATCCACCGTGCCATCCACAGACGAGGTCGATACCGAAGACCTCGAGATGATCGACTGA
- a CDS encoding adenosylcobinamide-GDP ribazoletransferase, with product MAEQHPMRDAGLAVSLLSVVPTSSRWPDDGRTQVAGWFPAVGVLYGVLGYAIVKAADYLRVTPKAPYVVAALAVIAWALMSRLLHWDGLADVADGFWGSHDRERRLEIMADSHTGAFGAAAVTLLALLEVAAIGAIVAAPHELPLLLVPVISRFAATAAAWLGTPARPGGLGRSVMGAPSLLAILVAVLPLAGAILGMWIGFKIPGVLLGLFGVLVALAIPHLLSQRFGGVTGDVMGASVLITEAILFAAIALVV from the coding sequence GTGGCCGAGCAGCATCCCATGCGCGACGCCGGGCTTGCAGTCTCGCTGCTGTCGGTCGTTCCGACAAGTTCCCGGTGGCCGGACGACGGTCGCACGCAGGTCGCGGGATGGTTCCCGGCCGTCGGCGTTCTCTACGGCGTTCTCGGCTACGCGATCGTGAAGGCCGCCGACTACCTGCGAGTCACGCCCAAAGCGCCGTATGTCGTCGCGGCTCTCGCAGTGATTGCATGGGCGCTGATGAGTCGGCTGCTTCATTGGGACGGACTGGCTGATGTCGCCGACGGCTTCTGGGGCTCGCACGACCGCGAGCGGCGCCTTGAGATCATGGCCGACAGCCACACCGGCGCGTTCGGCGCGGCGGCAGTGACTCTGTTGGCGCTCCTCGAGGTTGCCGCGATCGGAGCGATTGTCGCTGCGCCTCACGAGCTGCCGCTGCTCCTCGTGCCCGTGATCTCACGATTCGCCGCTACTGCAGCGGCCTGGCTCGGCACGCCGGCTCGGCCTGGAGGGCTCGGACGCTCAGTCATGGGAGCCCCGAGCCTCCTTGCGATCTTGGTCGCGGTGCTGCCCCTCGCCGGAGCGATACTGGGGATGTGGATCGGCTTCAAGATCCCTGGCGTGCTCCTAGGCCTGTTCGGCGTGCTGGTCGCCCTAGCGATTCCGCACCTGCTGTCGCAGCGGTTTGGCGGCGTGACCGGCGACGTGATGGGCGCGAGCGTTCTGATCACCGAGGCCATCCTGTTCGCGGCGATCGCATTGGTGGTATAG
- the trpS gene encoding tryptophan--tRNA ligase, with the protein MAKKRTLTGYRPTGKLHIGHWFGNLQNMLQMQHDNDAFYFIADYHALTTVWQDTSHVRESTEEMVLDWLAAGLDPEICTIYRQSDVPEVVELMTFFSMVTPKPWLERVPSYKEQREQITDKDLGNLGFFLYPLLQAADITIVLADEVPVGEDQLPHLELTREIVRRFNATYGDYLVEPKAAIAKEGARVPGTDGRKMSKSYGNAIYIDDAPDEMRKKVMSFVTDPARKLKTDPGDPDICPLHAVHKLFAPADEIAEWEGCCRSAECGCVAHKKKLAEDLIAYYAPFQARRAELAAIPNHAWDVLAAGAAKARPVTTNVVATCRELVGIDARTELSAGVKPRDPNAVNATSAPSFAEGDDTDSVL; encoded by the coding sequence ATGGCCAAGAAGCGCACACTGACCGGTTACCGTCCGACCGGCAAGCTCCACATCGGGCACTGGTTCGGCAACCTGCAGAACATGCTGCAGATGCAGCACGACAACGATGCCTTCTACTTCATCGCCGATTACCACGCTTTGACCACGGTGTGGCAGGACACGAGCCACGTGCGGGAGTCCACCGAGGAGATGGTGCTGGACTGGCTTGCCGCAGGTCTAGATCCGGAGATCTGCACGATCTACCGCCAGTCCGACGTGCCTGAGGTCGTGGAGCTGATGACGTTCTTCTCCATGGTCACCCCCAAGCCGTGGCTCGAGCGCGTTCCGAGCTACAAGGAGCAGCGCGAGCAGATCACGGACAAGGACCTGGGAAACCTCGGCTTCTTCCTCTACCCGCTGCTGCAGGCCGCCGACATCACCATCGTGCTTGCTGACGAGGTTCCCGTGGGCGAAGACCAGCTGCCACATCTTGAGCTTACGCGCGAGATCGTGCGCCGCTTCAATGCGACATACGGCGACTATCTCGTTGAGCCGAAGGCCGCTATCGCCAAGGAGGGCGCCCGCGTTCCCGGCACCGACGGCCGCAAGATGAGCAAGAGCTACGGCAACGCCATCTACATCGACGACGCGCCGGACGAGATGCGCAAGAAGGTCATGTCCTTCGTGACGGACCCCGCCCGCAAGCTCAAGACCGATCCGGGCGACCCCGACATCTGCCCGCTGCACGCCGTGCACAAGCTCTTCGCTCCCGCCGACGAGATTGCCGAGTGGGAGGGCTGCTGCCGCAGCGCCGAGTGCGGGTGCGTGGCGCACAAGAAGAAGCTGGCCGAGGACCTCATCGCGTACTACGCGCCGTTCCAGGCGCGTCGCGCCGAGCTTGCGGCGATTCCGAACCATGCGTGGGACGTCCTTGCGGCGGGCGCTGCCAAGGCGCGGCCCGTCACCACCAACGTTGTTGCGACCTGCCGAGAGTTGGTCGGCATCGACGCGCGCACCGAACTCTCTGCCGGCGTCAAGCCGCGCGACCCCAACGCCGTCAACGCCACGTCCGCCCCGTCGTTCGCCGAGGGCGACGACACCGACTCGGTCCTGTAG
- a CDS encoding bifunctional adenosylcobinamide kinase/adenosylcobinamide-phosphate guanylyltransferase: MALVVFTGGARSGKSSAAQDLARTRLADGVGVTVAVFGHTSDGQDFEYAERIQRHQADRPAGFHTREYDGELHWIETPRDELLLVDCLGTLLGRVMEGEWARICPNDSLAEADDDVLPEGFEAGCTERFDEIVTALRARTADTIVVTNQVGDGIVPFFASGRLFRDLLGRANRHLVDSADAAYLTVAGRLISLTALPRTAHWPHD; encoded by the coding sequence ATGGCGCTCGTCGTATTCACCGGTGGAGCTCGAAGCGGCAAGTCATCGGCCGCGCAAGATCTCGCACGGACGCGTCTTGCCGATGGGGTGGGCGTGACGGTAGCGGTGTTCGGCCATACGTCAGACGGCCAGGACTTCGAGTACGCCGAGCGGATTCAGCGCCATCAGGCGGACCGACCAGCGGGCTTTCACACTCGCGAGTACGACGGCGAGCTTCACTGGATCGAGACGCCGCGCGACGAGCTGCTGCTGGTGGACTGCCTCGGCACGCTGCTCGGCCGCGTGATGGAGGGCGAGTGGGCGCGAATCTGTCCCAACGACTCGCTGGCCGAGGCCGACGACGACGTACTTCCCGAGGGCTTCGAGGCGGGATGCACGGAGCGCTTCGACGAAATCGTGACCGCTTTGCGCGCCCGCACCGCTGACACGATCGTTGTGACCAACCAGGTGGGCGACGGCATCGTACCGTTCTTCGCATCCGGTCGGCTGTTTCGCGATCTGCTCGGCAGGGCCAACCGGCATCTCGTCGACTCCGCTGACGCCGCGTATCTGACCGTTGCCGGGAGGCTGATCTCGCTCACCGCCCTTCCGCGCACGGCACACTGGCCTCACGACTAG
- the cobT gene encoding nicotinate-nucleotide--dimethylbenzimidazole phosphoribosyltransferase has protein sequence MPTYEDQLAFVISSVTATDPAAEERAWERLDSLTKPPRSLGRLEEIAAQVARVQDDVRPSVARKSILLMAGDHGVVAEGVAAYPQDVTWQMVANFVGKGAAINQIAESVGADVSVHDVGVVKDLSDFPGIVHANVAHGTANMALGPAMTREECAQAVLVGVRAARDAAGSGVALIGTGEMGIGNSTAAAALTSAIAGVPAETVVGRGTGLDDAGVTHKAQVVRTALAVNDVTSLDSLGILAAVGGLEIAALAGVVLGAAEAGVVVVSDGFIAGSATLAAIAMCPAARDYVMPSHLSVEPGHAVVLEHLGMKPVLALDMRLGEGTGAALAMGIIDAACRMLSGMATFAEAGVAEAAE, from the coding sequence GTGCCAACCTACGAAGACCAGCTCGCATTCGTCATCTCCAGCGTGACCGCCACAGATCCCGCCGCCGAGGAACGCGCTTGGGAGCGCCTCGACAGCCTCACCAAGCCGCCGCGCTCGTTAGGCCGGCTTGAAGAGATTGCCGCGCAGGTTGCGCGCGTCCAGGACGATGTGCGTCCTAGCGTTGCGCGCAAGTCCATCCTGCTCATGGCTGGGGACCACGGCGTTGTCGCCGAGGGCGTGGCCGCGTATCCGCAAGACGTGACCTGGCAGATGGTCGCGAACTTCGTGGGCAAAGGTGCGGCGATCAACCAGATAGCCGAGAGTGTTGGGGCCGACGTGAGCGTTCACGACGTCGGAGTGGTCAAGGACTTGAGCGACTTCCCGGGCATCGTCCACGCGAACGTCGCGCACGGAACGGCGAACATGGCGCTCGGACCCGCGATGACGCGCGAGGAGTGCGCCCAGGCCGTGCTGGTGGGCGTGCGTGCCGCGCGTGATGCCGCCGGCAGCGGCGTTGCGCTGATCGGCACCGGGGAGATGGGCATCGGCAACAGCACAGCCGCCGCTGCGTTGACGTCGGCCATCGCCGGCGTACCCGCCGAGACGGTCGTCGGTCGTGGCACGGGCCTGGACGACGCTGGGGTCACCCACAAAGCCCAGGTGGTCCGCACAGCGCTCGCAGTCAACGACGTCACCTCGCTGGACTCACTCGGGATTCTAGCCGCAGTTGGCGGGCTTGAGATTGCCGCGCTCGCGGGCGTTGTTCTTGGCGCCGCCGAGGCCGGCGTCGTGGTTGTGAGCGATGGCTTCATCGCGGGCTCGGCCACACTTGCGGCCATCGCAATGTGCCCTGCAGCCCGCGACTACGTCATGCCATCGCATCTGTCCGTCGAGCCTGGACACGCAGTCGTGCTCGAGCACCTTGGGATGAAGCCCGTTCTCGCGCTCGACATGCGCCTTGGCGAAGGGACGGGTGCCGCTCTGGCGATGGGCATCATCGACGCCGCATGCCGCATGCTCTCAGGAATGGCGACGTTTGCCGAGGCCGGCGTCGCCGAGGCTGCGGAGTAG
- a CDS encoding histidine phosphatase family protein, with the protein MATTDLLIVRHPETDANVNGRFVGQGESPFTAEGRKQARRLPHKIARFRPQLIWTSPLQRALVVARRAAILAGVELRVDKRLLELDFGQAHALTWEEIAEAGIPFNYRAADEPVAPGGESRNQLEARVGSAVEDAVAMGGRHALVCHAGVMRAVLAHTLHLSGDQLWMFAIHNAQLTQVRVIDGHAQLVEFVQG; encoded by the coding sequence ATGGCCACGACCGACCTCCTTATCGTCCGCCACCCCGAGACCGACGCCAACGTCAACGGTCGTTTCGTGGGGCAGGGGGAGTCGCCCTTCACCGCCGAGGGTCGCAAGCAGGCCCGCAGGCTGCCGCACAAGATCGCACGATTCAGACCGCAACTCATCTGGACGTCACCCCTGCAGCGCGCGCTGGTGGTCGCTCGGCGGGCGGCAATCTTGGCCGGCGTCGAGCTTCGCGTCGACAAGCGCCTCCTGGAGTTGGACTTCGGGCAGGCTCATGCGCTGACGTGGGAAGAGATCGCCGAGGCGGGTATCCCGTTTAACTACCGCGCAGCCGATGAGCCCGTGGCGCCAGGCGGGGAGTCGCGAAACCAGCTCGAGGCAAGAGTCGGCTCGGCGGTAGAGGATGCTGTTGCGATGGGCGGGCGCCACGCGCTCGTATGCCACGCCGGCGTCATGCGCGCGGTGCTCGCACACACTCTGCATCTGAGCGGCGACCAGCTCTGGATGTTTGCCATTCACAACGCGCAGCTCACGCAGGTTCGCGTCATCGACGGACACGCGCAGCTCGTGGAGTTCGTTCAGGGGTAG
- a CDS encoding pseudouridine synthase codes for MRVQKFLARAGVASRRGSEDLMTAGRVKVNGAVVTELGVKVDPAVDVVAVDGKVVHLAEEPVYIALHKPAGVVTTMSDPQARTTVAELVPIKTHPGLFPVGRLDYETTGLLLFTTDGELSHRILHPKWKVEKTYRVLVDGRVEEPELDRLREGVSLDDGLTAPARVSTLRRGTTSYCEISIREGRKRQVRRMFSAIGHPVIELHRVSFGPVALGDLSKASWRYLTPQEVSALKAAVGLEEAK; via the coding sequence ATGCGCGTCCAGAAGTTCCTTGCCCGCGCCGGAGTGGCGTCTCGGCGGGGGAGTGAGGACCTGATGACGGCCGGTCGTGTCAAGGTCAACGGTGCGGTGGTGACTGAGCTGGGCGTGAAGGTCGATCCGGCGGTCGACGTAGTGGCTGTCGATGGCAAGGTCGTTCACCTCGCCGAGGAGCCGGTCTACATCGCGCTGCACAAGCCAGCGGGCGTTGTAACCACCATGAGCGACCCCCAAGCGCGCACCACGGTGGCAGAGCTCGTGCCGATCAAGACGCATCCGGGACTGTTCCCGGTTGGGCGTCTGGACTACGAGACGACCGGCCTGTTGCTGTTCACCACAGACGGCGAGCTTTCGCACCGCATCCTGCACCCGAAGTGGAAGGTCGAGAAGACCTACCGCGTGTTAGTGGACGGACGCGTCGAGGAGCCGGAGCTCGACAGGCTCAGAGAAGGCGTCTCTCTCGACGACGGGTTGACCGCACCTGCGCGTGTCAGCACTCTTCGCCGAGGCACCACGAGTTACTGTGAGATATCGATTCGCGAGGGCCGCAAGCGCCAGGTTCGCCGGATGTTCTCGGCGATCGGGCATCCGGTCATCGAACTGCATCGCGTGAGTTTTGGCCCCGTAGCGCTCGGCGATCTGTCCAAGGCTTCGTGGCGATACCTGACACCACAGGAGGTCTCGGCGCTCAAGGCGGCCGTGGGCCTCGAGGAGGCGAAGTAG
- a CDS encoding segregation/condensation protein A codes for MAYTVKTDVFEGPFDLLLHLVARQKLDVNAISIAEVADQYLLHIDKMADLDLDVASDFLLVAATLLEIKAASLLPKEEAYFGDELDDLSPEEARDILVARLLAYKQFKNASQELSARMESEDRMHPRQAGLEMEFLGLMPDYLEGLTLRGLAVICADLLHKREVFLLEAEHVASMPISLELHAESVRRRIQRDGSARFSDLLGQDPDPELVVVTLLAILELYKRGMADVSQDALFGDIVITHLTAEEAAKRGIHTEEDE; via the coding sequence GTGGCGTACACCGTCAAGACAGACGTCTTTGAGGGTCCCTTCGACCTGCTGCTCCACCTCGTGGCGCGCCAAAAGCTCGACGTCAACGCCATCTCAATAGCCGAGGTTGCCGACCAGTACCTGTTGCACATCGACAAGATGGCCGACCTCGATCTCGACGTTGCGAGCGACTTCCTGCTGGTGGCGGCGACCCTGCTCGAGATCAAGGCAGCTTCGCTGCTCCCCAAGGAAGAGGCGTACTTCGGCGACGAGCTCGACGACCTGTCGCCCGAGGAGGCCCGCGACATCCTCGTTGCTCGGCTGCTCGCATACAAGCAGTTCAAGAATGCGTCCCAAGAGCTCTCGGCGCGTATGGAGTCCGAGGACCGCATGCATCCTCGGCAGGCCGGGCTCGAGATGGAGTTCCTCGGGCTGATGCCCGACTACCTGGAGGGTCTTACGCTTCGCGGCCTGGCGGTCATCTGCGCCGACCTGTTGCACAAGCGCGAGGTCTTCCTTCTCGAGGCCGAACACGTCGCCTCGATGCCGATTTCGCTGGAGCTTCATGCCGAGAGCGTGCGGCGGCGCATCCAGCGCGATGGCTCTGCTCGCTTCAGCGACCTGCTCGGCCAGGATCCGGATCCAGAGCTGGTGGTCGTCACGCTGCTCGCAATCTTGGAGCTCTACAAGCGCGGTATGGCCGACGTGTCCCAAGACGCGCTGTTCGGCGACATCGTTATCACCCACCTGACCGCGGAGGAAGCCGCCAAGCGCGGCATCCACACCGAGGAGGACGAGTAG